A single region of the Salicibibacter cibi genome encodes:
- the spoIID gene encoding stage II sporulation protein D: MRISKLQGKATPLKKMTAAILMFTGSIIVFPALLVLLFSGSEGEEATSSETITDSVSDTSGEQESDSESEVIVPVYRDAQDTVDHVELEAYVAGVVSAEMPTDFEMEALKAQALVARTFIAQQMEFAEGADLPGDAIVSDTTDHQVYKSVEELEQEWGADAEETTEKITEAVEATAGEIITYEDSPITASFFSTSNGYTENAEDYWEDSVPYLQSVESPWDEDSPRYTNTISYAVEEVEQQLGVEIPEGEDLSANKEKTEGDRVETVTIGDTSFEGREVREALDLDSSDFEWQQEGDEIVIHTKGWGHGVGMSQYGADGMAKEGMNYREIVEHYYHDVEISEDQAHTEAFVHHQEEEEETES, encoded by the coding sequence TTGCGGATCTCGAAATTACAGGGAAAGGCTACGCCGTTAAAAAAAATGACAGCAGCGATCTTAATGTTTACAGGCAGTATCATCGTCTTTCCCGCTTTACTAGTACTTCTTTTTTCCGGTTCGGAGGGGGAGGAGGCTACTTCTTCTGAGACAATAACAGATTCGGTTTCGGATACCTCCGGGGAACAGGAAAGCGATTCTGAAAGTGAAGTCATTGTCCCCGTGTATCGTGATGCTCAAGATACAGTCGATCATGTAGAATTGGAAGCGTATGTTGCAGGTGTTGTCTCTGCGGAAATGCCGACGGATTTTGAAATGGAAGCACTAAAAGCACAAGCATTGGTGGCGCGAACCTTTATTGCACAACAAATGGAGTTTGCCGAAGGTGCTGATTTGCCGGGAGACGCGATTGTTTCTGATACGACGGACCATCAAGTATACAAAAGCGTGGAAGAATTGGAGCAAGAATGGGGAGCAGACGCTGAAGAAACAACAGAAAAAATTACGGAAGCTGTGGAAGCTACCGCAGGTGAAATTATTACCTATGAAGACTCGCCGATTACGGCTTCCTTCTTCTCGACGAGCAATGGGTATACGGAAAACGCGGAAGATTATTGGGAAGATTCGGTGCCATATCTGCAAAGTGTGGAAAGCCCTTGGGATGAGGATTCTCCACGCTATACAAATACGATTAGTTATGCCGTCGAAGAAGTTGAACAACAGTTAGGGGTTGAGATTCCCGAGGGAGAAGACTTAAGCGCCAATAAAGAAAAAACCGAAGGGGACCGGGTGGAAACGGTCACTATTGGCGACACATCGTTTGAGGGAAGAGAGGTTCGCGAAGCACTTGATCTTGATTCCAGTGATTTTGAATGGCAACAGGAAGGCGATGAAATCGTTATTCATACAAAAGGATGGGGACATGGCGTCGGCATGAGCCAATACGGGGCTGATGGCATGGCGAAAGAAGGAATGAATTATCGTGAAATCGTTGAACATTATTATCATGATGTAGAGATCAGCGAGGACCAAGCCCATACGGAAGCTTTTGTCCATCATCAAGAAGAAGAGGAAGAAACAGAATCATAG
- a CDS encoding DUF1146 family protein: MRTKKRGAKKGTLKRMPGEIEFGQQALLHIFFNLFVLVIVWWSLQAFKFDVLVRHPHGAKGTMLFFLVAISITHLVSSFFLDYLNHALNLRYFF; the protein is encoded by the coding sequence GTGCGAACCAAAAAGCGCGGAGCAAAGAAAGGAACGTTGAAACGAATGCCGGGTGAAATTGAATTCGGACAACAAGCTTTGCTACATATTTTCTTTAACCTGTTCGTGTTGGTTATCGTTTGGTGGAGCTTACAGGCCTTTAAATTTGATGTCCTTGTTCGACATCCGCACGGGGCGAAAGGAACCATGCTGTTTTTCCTGGTGGCCATTTCGATCACCCATTTAGTTAGCAGTTTTTTCCTTGATTACTTAAACCATGCACTAAATCTTCGTTATTTTTTCTAA
- a CDS encoding YhdT family protein codes for MNGQNDQDPRFKVANREALIGVGLACFNFIWWYAFAYGLGSQPVANYDFILGMPAWFFYSCLIGSVIMIILVAVMVKLFFKEVPLDDEGDGS; via the coding sequence GTGAACGGGCAAAATGATCAGGACCCGCGCTTTAAAGTAGCCAATCGCGAAGCGCTTATCGGCGTCGGTCTCGCATGTTTTAATTTCATCTGGTGGTATGCATTTGCTTACGGTTTAGGTTCCCAACCGGTTGCGAATTACGATTTTATCTTGGGGATGCCCGCTTGGTTTTTTTATAGCTGCTTGATTGGATCTGTGATCATGATTATTCTCGTAGCGGTGATGGTGAAGCTATTTTTCAAAGAAGTACCTCTTGATGATGAAGGGGATGGATCTTAA
- the murA gene encoding UDP-N-acetylglucosamine 1-carboxyvinyltransferase produces the protein MEEKIIVRGGKKLKGTVRTEGAKNAVLPVLAASLLAEKGTSTIYDVPPLADVYTMKNVLNHLQMDVSYEDGVFKANAERNTLRPNAPFEYVRKMRASFLVMGPLLARTGRANVALPGGCAIGSRPIDQHLKGFEAMGAKVEIGQGYIEARVDDRLKGAKIYLDFPSVGATENIMMAAAMAEGTTIIENVAEEPEIVCLANYLNAMGGIVRGAGTDTIRIDGVDHMEAADHTIIPDRVEAGTFMVAAAITGGDVFVEGALIEHLRPLVAKMREMGVIIEEKDHGMRVIGPDILRPVDVKTLPHPGFPTDMQAQFMTLLTQAKGTGVVTETVFENRFMHVEEFRRMNASIKIEDRSAIVTGPTRLTGGEVSATDLRAAAALVIAGLVSEGETTLMELRHIDRGYVDFHEKLRQLGAKVERVPVEDETDAIDAAPVEMNNEAIH, from the coding sequence TTGGAAGAAAAAATTATTGTTCGAGGGGGAAAGAAGCTAAAAGGTACAGTGCGGACTGAAGGCGCGAAAAATGCAGTTCTCCCTGTACTTGCAGCTTCTTTGTTGGCCGAAAAAGGAACCAGCACCATCTATGATGTGCCTCCTTTAGCAGACGTATACACGATGAAAAATGTATTGAATCACTTGCAAATGGATGTATCATACGAAGACGGCGTGTTCAAAGCAAATGCGGAGCGAAATACGTTGCGCCCGAATGCCCCGTTTGAGTATGTCCGAAAAATGCGTGCTTCATTCTTGGTTATGGGTCCGTTGCTTGCGCGTACCGGACGCGCAAATGTTGCGCTACCCGGTGGTTGTGCGATCGGATCGAGACCGATTGATCAACATTTAAAAGGTTTTGAAGCAATGGGCGCAAAAGTTGAAATCGGTCAAGGCTATATTGAAGCCCGCGTGGATGATCGTTTAAAAGGGGCAAAAATCTACCTTGATTTCCCGAGTGTGGGCGCAACGGAAAATATTATGATGGCTGCAGCCATGGCTGAAGGAACGACGATTATTGAAAATGTGGCTGAAGAGCCTGAAATCGTGTGTCTCGCCAATTACTTGAACGCCATGGGCGGCATTGTACGAGGTGCCGGTACAGACACGATTCGCATCGATGGGGTCGATCACATGGAAGCTGCTGACCACACCATCATTCCCGATCGAGTGGAAGCCGGAACATTTATGGTAGCGGCAGCCATTACGGGCGGAGATGTGTTTGTAGAAGGCGCGCTTATTGAACATTTGCGTCCGCTCGTTGCAAAAATGCGGGAGATGGGTGTTATTATTGAAGAAAAGGACCATGGCATGCGTGTCATCGGCCCGGATATTTTACGGCCGGTGGACGTTAAAACCTTGCCACATCCCGGCTTCCCGACAGATATGCAAGCGCAGTTCATGACTTTGCTTACACAAGCGAAAGGAACCGGCGTCGTCACCGAAACGGTTTTTGAAAATCGTTTCATGCACGTGGAAGAATTTCGGCGAATGAATGCTTCCATTAAAATTGAGGACCGCTCAGCCATCGTCACGGGACCTACTCGCCTGACGGGAGGAGAAGTTTCCGCAACGGATTTGCGGGCAGCCGCAGCTCTTGTCATTGCCGGGCTCGTATCCGAAGGAGAAACCACGTTAATGGAACTTCGCCATATTGACCGCGGGTATGTCGACTTTCACGAGAAATTGCGGCAATTGGGGGCGAAAGTGGAACGTGTCCCCGTCGAGGATGAAACGGATGCAATTGATGCAGCACCGGTAGAAATGAACAACGAGGCCATTCACTAA
- the panF gene encoding sodium/pantothenate symporter, which translates to MNWEVIVPLLFFIAVVFLIGFWASKHVFNKSNFMQEYFLGSRELGGLILAMTMIATYGSASSFIGGPGAAYHEGLGWVLLSMSQVATGYFVLMILGKKFAIMARKYDAVTLVDYFKKRYNSTLVVLISAGSIIVFIFSAMAAQWVGGARLIEVVTGLTYPSALFIFAVAVLIYVIIGGFRAIAVTDAVQGVIMFFGTLVLLVATIIAGGGMGNIMGDLAAENERLISPFGAEGNLTPLYVSSFWILVGVGVVGLPQVAVRAMSYKDSRSMHRALIIGTIVVAFMMFGMHLAGTLARPIIPGIEVADNVMPTLAMTVLPAWLAGIVLAAPLAAIMSTVDALLLMVSSAVVKDVYYNYINPNATAKKIRKVSIGVTAFLGITVVLFALSPPEFLITLNLFAFGGLEAAFVWPLVLGLYWAKGNRYGALASMILGIGSYIAIYLFIGEPLGQMGPFGMHSVVVPVVLSLIGYVLASMVTHKVKLPSEGGSPSNG; encoded by the coding sequence ATGAATTGGGAAGTTATCGTACCGCTGCTCTTTTTCATTGCTGTTGTTTTCCTGATCGGTTTTTGGGCTTCCAAACACGTTTTTAACAAAAGCAATTTTATGCAGGAATATTTTCTTGGCAGTCGTGAGCTCGGCGGCTTGATTTTAGCGATGACGATGATTGCTACATATGGAAGTGCGAGCAGTTTTATCGGTGGGCCCGGCGCCGCTTATCATGAAGGGCTCGGATGGGTACTTCTTTCCATGTCCCAAGTGGCGACCGGTTATTTCGTCCTCATGATTTTGGGGAAAAAATTTGCAATCATGGCTCGTAAATACGATGCCGTCACTTTGGTTGACTATTTCAAAAAAAGATATAATAGTACACTCGTTGTGCTCATAAGCGCCGGGAGCATTATTGTCTTTATCTTTTCAGCGATGGCTGCCCAATGGGTGGGCGGTGCGCGGCTCATAGAAGTCGTTACCGGATTGACCTATCCATCGGCCCTGTTTATTTTTGCCGTTGCAGTTCTTATTTATGTTATTATCGGTGGGTTTCGGGCAATTGCGGTTACGGATGCCGTGCAGGGAGTGATCATGTTTTTCGGAACGCTCGTGCTGCTTGTGGCCACGATTATTGCCGGCGGTGGGATGGGCAACATCATGGGTGATCTTGCCGCTGAAAACGAGCGCCTGATTTCTCCGTTCGGTGCTGAGGGTAACTTGACGCCCCTTTACGTCTCTTCCTTTTGGATTCTTGTCGGTGTCGGTGTTGTCGGCTTGCCGCAAGTAGCTGTTCGTGCCATGTCCTACAAAGATTCACGCTCCATGCATCGGGCCTTGATTATTGGAACAATTGTCGTTGCGTTCATGATGTTCGGCATGCACTTGGCCGGTACGCTGGCTAGACCGATTATCCCGGGGATCGAGGTTGCCGATAACGTTATGCCCACATTGGCGATGACCGTTCTGCCCGCGTGGTTGGCAGGCATTGTTCTGGCCGCGCCGTTGGCTGCGATCATGTCTACTGTTGATGCCCTACTTTTGATGGTTAGTTCCGCTGTCGTGAAAGATGTGTATTATAATTACATTAATCCAAACGCTACCGCAAAAAAAATCAGGAAAGTTAGCATCGGAGTGACTGCATTTTTGGGAATAACGGTCGTTCTTTTTGCCCTCAGTCCCCCGGAATTTTTAATTACGTTAAATTTGTTTGCGTTTGGCGGTTTGGAGGCTGCTTTCGTTTGGCCGCTTGTGTTGGGTTTGTATTGGGCAAAAGGCAACCGTTATGGTGCGTTGGCTTCGATGATTCTCGGCATCGGTTCTTACATTGCCATCTATCTTTTCATCGGAGAACCCCTTGGCCAAATGGGACCATTCGGGATGCATTCTGTCGTTGTTCCCGTGGTACTCTCATTGATTGGTTATGTCCTTGCAAGCATGGTAACACATAAAGTGAAACTTCCATCAGAGGGTGGATCTCCTTCTAATGGTTAG